A segment of the Sphingobacterium oryzagri genome:
CTATGCTATCTTTTTTGGCGGCGGCCAATACGTAGGTCAACCTTTCTTTACCCCTATCGACATGCCCAAATTCAGCAAGATGTTATATCGTCCATGACATCGAAGTGCAACCAATTGATATCCGTTTCGGGATTAGCCGCTTGAACAACGCTCGCTAGGAAACTAATAGGTAGCCATGGCTGTTCACTGTCGAGAACAAAGCAAGTAGCACATTATGGTAAAGATTGGTTATCACATATCACACGAACAATTTTCCCCCAAAGATCTATTGGCCTATACGCAAATCGCTGCTAAAAGCGGATTCGGACTTATTACTTCCTCCGATCATTTTCATCCGTGGTCGGAAAGCAATTCGCATAGCGGTTTTGCCTGGAGCTGGCTGGGTGCTGCCATGCAAGCGGTAGATTTGGAATTTGGTATCGTCACTTCGCCCGCTCCGCGCTACCACCCGGCAATTATCGCACAGGCTGTTGCTACGCTCAATCAAATGTTTGCGAATAGACTATGGATTGCAGCAGGTAGTGGTCAAGCGATGAACGAAAACATCAGCGGCGTGCGCTGGCCCGACAAAGCAACGCGAAATAGCAGGTTAGAAGAGAGTGTGGCCATCATGCGGAGGCTATGGAATGGTGAAGAAGTCACCGCACATGGCCATATAAAAGTTGTAGCCGCTCGTCTTTACACCTTGCCTACTGCCAAACCAAAAGTGTTTGGCGCGGCTCTTTCTGAACAAACTGCAGCTTGGTTAGCTCCATGGAGTGATGGCATCATAACCGTCAATCATCCTGACGAAAAATTGCAGAAAGTGGTTGCGGCTTTTCAAGCTGGAAACCCGGCAGGCGAAATGGCCATAAAGGTGCAGGTATCTTATGCGGAAAATCTAAAAACAGCGGAACAACTAGCTTGGGAAGGTTGGAAAAACAATATTTTAGGTGGTGAAATCCAAGCGGAGCTTTCGCATCCCAAGCATTTTGACGAGGCCGCACGCTTTGTTCGTAAAGAAGACATGAAGCAGCATGTATTGATCAGTACGCAGCCAGCCGCCTATATCGACATGATAAAAAAATATATCGCTATGGGTTTCACCAAAATAACGTTGCATAATGTTAACCGCGATCAAGAAAACTTTCTACAGATGATGCGGCAAGAGGTCTTGCCAACGTTTAGTCACCATTAGACAGGCCTGTAACACATGGGAAGATTGAAAAATAAAAACGCTGTTTGCGCCCGTTTCAAACAGCGTTATGAAAGATTTCTTAGCACAGCTTTTAAATCGATTACTGTGCTGATAAAGTATCGTACAGCTACTTTTTTGCCAGATTATTTTAGCATTGCTTCAAACCTTGCATATCGACGACAAAACGATATTTTACATCGTTTTTTTCCAAGCGTTCAAACGCTTCGTTAATCTGATTAACCTGGATCAATTCGATATCTGCTGTAATGTTGTGCGTAGCACAAAAATCGAGCACTTCCTGCGTTTCAGCAATGCCGCCAATATTAGAGCCGGAAAAGCTTTTTCTTCCGTTTACCATGCTAAAAGCACCGATTTCAAGTTGCTCCGCAGGCAGACCAACTAAAACGAGCGACCCATCTGTTTTTAATAAACTGATGTAGCTATTAACATCGTGTTTTGCAGAAACCGTATCTAAAATCATGTCTTGTTTAGCACAGTTTTTCATTTCCTCAGCAGCTGTCGACAGCACGATTTTATCGGCACCCAAACGTTCGGCATCCGCAGCCTTTGCCGCCGTTGTCGTGAAAACGGTAACATACGCACCCATAGCTTTGGCAATTTTTATGGCCATATGTCCTAAACCGCCGATGCCAATAATGCCCACATTTTTTCCAGGCCCGGCCTGCCAATGTTTCAAGGGCGAGTAAACGGTGATACCAGCACAGAGAATTGGAGCCGCGCTCGGCAAATCTAAGGTTTCAGGTACGCGCACCACATAATCTGCATCGACCACGATCTTTTCTGAAAATCCACCATAGGTAATGCCACCATGCTTATGATCGGCAGCATTAAAAACGACTGTCCAGCCATTTTCGCAATATTGCTCTTCTCCTTCATGGCAGTAATGACACTGCCGGCAACTGTCTACGATGCAGCCAACGCCAACTAAGTCACCGGCCTTAAATTTTGCTACATTTTCACCGACTTCGACTACCCTCCCTACAATTTCGTGACCCGGCACAATGGGATAGGTCGTTCCTCCCCAATCGTTACGTGCCGCATGCAGATCGGAATGACAAATTCCACAATAAAGTATTTCGATTTGTACATCATCGGGCAGCACTGTCCTTCTTTCAATCGTAAATTCCCGCAGCGGTGCATCAGCAGCCTCCGTCCCAACTACTTTGGTTGTTGTCGTTTTCATAATAATTCGTCGTGTTTGCTAAAGTTGTATACTGAACATTTTGCTTTTCGAGGCTTATGTTCCGTTACATACACAAAATTACCGGTATTCTACCACGAACCATTTATACAAAACACGCTTTTATTTACCATTTTCACCGGCATTTATTCTAAATCGAAGCATATTTTTTGTCTTTCGACTTTTGCGGCAAATTCCTCGGTTAATGCTATTTTTGATTATCACTAATGGCTTACTTTTCTCTAATTTTTTGGCGATGCTGGAACCCCCAGGCTGTTAGGTTTTCAATAATAATCTGTA
Coding sequences within it:
- a CDS encoding TIGR03885 family FMN-dependent LLM class oxidoreductase, whose product is MVKIGYHISHEQFSPKDLLAYTQIAAKSGFGLITSSDHFHPWSESNSHSGFAWSWLGAAMQAVDLEFGIVTSPAPRYHPAIIAQAVATLNQMFANRLWIAAGSGQAMNENISGVRWPDKATRNSRLEESVAIMRRLWNGEEVTAHGHIKVVAARLYTLPTAKPKVFGAALSEQTAAWLAPWSDGIITVNHPDEKLQKVVAAFQAGNPAGEMAIKVQVSYAENLKTAEQLAWEGWKNNILGGEIQAELSHPKHFDEAARFVRKEDMKQHVLISTQPAAYIDMIKKYIAMGFTKITLHNVNRDQENFLQMMRQEVLPTFSHH
- a CDS encoding NAD(P)-dependent alcohol dehydrogenase; this encodes MKTTTTKVVGTEAADAPLREFTIERRTVLPDDVQIEILYCGICHSDLHAARNDWGGTTYPIVPGHEIVGRVVEVGENVAKFKAGDLVGVGCIVDSCRQCHYCHEGEEQYCENGWTVVFNAADHKHGGITYGGFSEKIVVDADYVVRVPETLDLPSAAPILCAGITVYSPLKHWQAGPGKNVGIIGIGGLGHMAIKIAKAMGAYVTVFTTTAAKAADAERLGADKIVLSTAAEEMKNCAKQDMILDTVSAKHDVNSYISLLKTDGSLVLVGLPAEQLEIGAFSMVNGRKSFSGSNIGGIAETQEVLDFCATHNITADIELIQVNQINEAFERLEKNDVKYRFVVDMQGLKQC